AAGTGCCCATGCACCAATGCAGATAAACAGGCTTACCGCTGCCTCATTAGCTGtagcattaaaaaaagaaacttcAGTTTTAAGGTCCTTAATGTCAGCCTTGAgagattcaacttgagactctagaatttttcctctcctttcaaaatttcaattgtttgtttggatgttCTTTCTGCGTAGTATCCATCTCCAAGGAGAACCTACAAAAGTTATTGCATTGATTATTCACTTTTCTTTTGATAGGTAAATAACTAAGGACAAATATCCACTAGTAGGCTATCACTTCTCTAGATTCCTTAACCACAATGTGTACAGAAACCAACGAAGATCCGGTGCAAATAGGGCATCGTGGAAACGAATTCCTTTAAGTTATCAGTTCCTACAATCGCAAAAGCACACTATATTACACACCTCTTAAGCGGTAGTAATCAACAACTTAAAAATGACCATCACATTTTATAATTATCCTGAGGTAGCCACAAATTGACATTTCCTTTCCCTAATGTTTATAAACAGTACTAATTAACTCAACAATCTTTTAATCCCACAAAGCAACAACTAAGCACAATCGGGGAAAAAACCCATCGAATAACTGAAGTTAGGCATGTCAAAAGCTCACATAAATTcaaaaccatacatgaaaaacCTGAAATCCCTCCACGAAGCAAGATAAAATATATATGCAAGGCAATACCAtatgaaaactaagaaaaagggagagaaaatactTTTCTTCATATATTTGGACTAcacaatatacatatatatatacacaagtgtaaCCTAATTTAGATCCTAAAATCATGCTAATATAAATCAATCTActacctaattaatatatgatactataatcatatgatacctAATCTTTACAATATCAAATCTTTTCATAATATCAGATTACATATCttcaacactccccctcaaaCTGGAGCATAAATATTGCTCATACCCAACTTGTTACAAAGGTAATCAACTCGAACCCCATGTAGAGCCTTCGTAAACAGATCTTCCAATTGGTCTCCAGTCCTTACAAATCCTGTAGAAATCAAGCACTGCTGTACTTTCTCACGAACAAAATGACAATCTATTTCGATGTGTTTTGTTCGCTCATGAAATACGGGATTGGATGCAATATGAAGAGCTGCTTGGTTATCACACCACAATTTTGCAGGCATTGAGGTTTTGAGACCTACTTCAGTTAGAAGTTGATTTATCCACATGATTTCACATATCGATTGTGCCATAGCTCTATATTCTGACTCTGCACTCGATCGCGAGACAACATTAtgcttcttactcttccatAAGATTAGGTTTCCTCCAACAAAGATACAAAATCCAGTTGTGGATCTTCGATCTACCTTGGATCCTGCCCAATCAACATCTGAAAAACACTCAATCCTAATATGACCATGATTTTTATACAGAATACCACGTCCAGGAGCTCCttttaaataacacaaaattTGTTCTACAGCTGCCCAATGATTAACAGTAGGATTAGACATATATTGACTAACAATACTAACTGAATACGCGATATCTGGACGAGTCACTGTAAGATAATTCAACTTTCCAACCAATCTTCTATACCTCCCAGGATCTTCTAACAATTCACCTTCTTTTGTGAGCTGCAAGTTAGGAATCATTGGGGTACTAGCTGGTTTAGCCCCCAATTTTTTCGTTTCAGATAGTAAGTCAAGAACATATTTTCTTTGGGACAGGAATATCCCCTTCCTACTCTTTGCtacctcaatacccaaaaaatacTTTAACAGTCCCAAATCCTTTGTCTGAAATTGACTATGGAGAAAAGTTTTAAGAGATGAAATACCTGCAGCATCATTTCCAGTGATaacaatatcatccacatatactACCAATAAAATAATACCAACTTCAGACCGTTTGTAGAAAACAGAATGATCAGATTTGCTTTTCTGCATCCCAAACCTTTCAACTGCTAGACTAAATTTTCCAAACCAAGCACGAGGACTTTGTTTCAGTCCATACAAGGACTTCCGAAGATAACAAACCTTCCCAGACTTCCCCTGAGCAACAAACCCTGGtggttgttccatataaatttCCTCTTAGAGGTCTCCATGAAGAAAGGCATTCTTGATATCTAGTTGATGCAAAGACCAATTATGAGTGACTGCCATAGAAATGAATAACCTGATAGATGTTAACTTAGCAACAGGGAAAAAAGGGTCAGAATAATCCTCTCCATAGATTTGAGCATAGCTTTTGGCAACAAGGCGAGCTTTTAATCGAGCAACCGACCCATCAGGATTGAATTTAATTACAAAAATCCACTTACTCCCAATGGCCTTCTTCCCTGCAGGTAAATTTACTAAGTTCCAAGTATCATTACCATCTAGAGCATTCATCTCCTCTATCATAGCATTGCGCCATTCGGGATGGGATAGGGCTTCATGAACAGTTTTAGGAAGGGAGATAGAATCAATAGATGTAATAAAGGAACAAGAAGAGGTGGGTAAATGATTATAAGATACACACGAAGACACAGGATAAGTGCATTGACGCTTACCTTTACAAAGAGCAATAGGAAGATCATCACTTGAGACAGGATCTAGTAACGAAGGAACTGGTTCAGGGCATGTATCAGAAGACTTTTGTCGTCGAGAATATACCTGAGTAATTGAAGGTTTAGCAGGGGAAGAACTTGAAGATGTGACAGTATAGATTAACAAATCATCATCCTCctcgacatgaatgaaatgAGGATAGGGTAAAAGGtgtattttcaagaaaagtaaCATCCACTGACACAATGTACCGGTCGAGATTAGGACAATAACATTTATATCCTTTTTGGACACGGGAATAACCAAGAAAAATACATTTCAATGATTTGGGGTCTAATTTATTGACTTGGGGACGAGAGTCGCGGACAAAACATGTACACCCAAAGATTTTAGGTTCGATAGGAAACAAAGGTCTATTTGAAAAAAGAGTATTATAAGGAGTCCCATCATTCAGAACAGATGAAGGCAAACGATTAATTAGAAAGCAAGCTGTGGACACTGCATCAGCCCAAAAATGTTTAGGAACATGCATTTAAAATGATAAGGCTCTTGCAGTTTCGAGCAAATATCTATTCTTTCGTTCTGCGACCCCGTTTTGGGATGGTGTATTCACACAAGAGGTTTGATGAATAATGCCATTTTGCACCATATAAGATTGAAAGGTGCGAATAATTATTCTTTAGCATTGTCACTTCGCAATATTTGTACAGAACGCTTAAATTGAGTCTTAACCTCagcacaaaaatgagaaaacaacTCTGACCGATTTTTCATTAAATATAACCAAGTCATACGAGAATGGTCATCGACAAAAGTAACAATATACTTGAATCCAGTTTTAGAAATAACTGGACTAGATCCCCAGACATCTGAATGAACTAATGCAAAAGGAGCATCCGCTcgtttattgactctaggaTTCAGATTAACACGATGATGTTTGGCAAACTGACAAGACTCACAATCTAATAGAGACAAACTCTGAAATTGTGGACAAAGTATCTTTAACAACAGGAGAGAATGATGACCTAGCCTACAATGTGCTTCAAATGGAGTTACAATTCCAGAACAAGCTATGGACTTTGGTTTCTGTGTGTCAAGAATGTAAAGACCTCCAGATTCATGCCCTTTACCAATAATCTGCTTCGTCGTAAGATCCTGAAACAAGCAATAGTCAGAAAAGAATTGGACAGAACAATTGAGGGCACGGTAAGTTTACTCACAGAAATTAGATTAAAAGACAACTCAGGCAAATTTAAGACAGATAACAATGAGATTAATGGAGTGGGGTTAACTGAGCCTGATCCAAGAAAACGAGATTTTGACCCATCAGTTAAGATAACTGTAGGTGCAGATGTGTGTGGTTGAAAGGTAGAAAATAGACTAGAATTACCCGTCATATAATCTGTGGcaccagaattaattacccaTTTGGAGGACGAGGACACAAGGCATGTGTTTGGTTTACCTGACTCAGCGATGACAGTTACGGGAGTAGATGAAAACTTTAATGATTCTTGTATTGAGAAAATTTAGCAAATTCATCTGCAGAGATCGTAACAGACTTTTCATGGTTAATAGCATTACCGGTAGAAGCAATATGTGCGGATTGAGTTCTCTGATTCCTGTACTGCAATTTCTTACAATCACGCTTCATATGACCCGGCTTATGACAATAGTGACACACAACCACTTCTGCATTCTGTTCCTGAGTGTCAATTCCTTTACCACCACCTTTGTATTGCTGTTTTTCAAGACCAACAAGAGCACTGCTGGACTGAACAGACTGGGTATTCTCTGTGCGAAACACCCTACTAAACACATCTTGCAAGGATGAGATCTCAGGACTGGAAAGAATCTGCGATTTAGCATCTTCAAATTCAGGTGAAAGACCAGCCAAAAAACTCATAATTGCCATCTGTTCCCGTTGAGTTTGCTGAACTTTCACATCAGAACTAAACGGTAATAACAGATTAAACTCCTCATAAGTTTTcttaaaatccataaaataaGTCATGATGGACTTATCTTGTTTCTCTGCATGATAAAAGGCTTGACACACCTCATATATGCGAGAAATATTTCCTTTaccaaaatacaaaaattctAAATACTCCATTAACTCCTTAacaaatttacagtgattaatTAAGATAATTACCTCACTGTCAATAGAATTCCGTATTTGTAGGAACAATCTAACATCTTCCCTTAGCCATGTCAATCTTGAACCATCTTTTGGAGGATCATCAGTCAGATGATTGTTTTTATCAATGTTTCGCAGATAAAGACGAACCGTTTTGCTCCAATCAAGATAGTTAGAATTGTTGAGTTTGTGGTCCGTGATCTTAGACATCACAGGAACCACATCAGACGTAACGACAAATTTCATTTCTGCCATGGGTTCAGAattaacagaaaaaaaaaaaacaaaaaaggacaGATCTGAACTCTTTAAAACAAGAGTGAAGAATAGAACACAGATGTGTCCTATACAGAACCAGATGAACCGAATGATGACTAATGAATTTTCTGGCAGCGGACAGAGACCTTAACCTTGATGGTAGGGCTTTAATACtatgaaaactaagaaaaagggagagaaaatactTTTCTTCATATATTTGGACTAcacaatatacatatatatatacacaaatgTAACCTAATTTAAATTCTAAAATCATGCTAATCTAAATCAATCTActacctaattaatatatgatactataatcatatgatacctAATCTTTACAATATCAAATCTTTCCATAATATCAGATCACATATCTTCAACACCATAAATTCATTTGTGTGAATTAACTGATCGGAAAAAAATGCTGCCTTTCCGGAGGGCACCTGAAAATATCGTCTAGAAACATattaatttcaaaagaaaaatcatataaatcccttaaaaatacttttttttaatttttttattggaGGGGTTTAAGGCATTATCATAATTTGGTGTTGGAGTTCTTTGGGGAGTGTTTGGACGAGATTAATGAGGTTGGCATTGTCGGAAACAAAGCTTTTCAGCTGGTCAAGTTGTTTGTGGTGCTTGGCGATCGTGTCCTACACACGCTCCGATGCTTTCTAGGTTTCCTCCGGCGGGAACAACGATGACAGTGACATCACCTTTCCTTTCCTCGGTTCTGAATCTTCCATTCTATGATTCTCAGTCAGTATCAACGAATGCTCCCCAAATGACACATTTTTGAAGCTATCTGTAATTTTATCGGATTTTGCTCAGTTCAGAGAGAGTTCTCTTCTAGAGTAGAGTAAATGATGATGTAAAATTAAGctgaagaaaagagagaaaattagCAGTTAAATAGGGAGCTCGTCTGTCCACTCTCGGACAGTCCGGAAAGTCGAGTCCAACTCCGCCCGACCCACCGAAAATGTTCCAGGTCGAACCAAGGTATTAGCATCTTAAttatgtttttccttttttttaaggaaaaaaattggGTCAATAATTGAATTTCATCTCATaaatcataaaatgaaaatgTATTGAACTAAAGGAATCAGTCTAGTGCTAGGAGTAAAAAATGCAAATAAGTCGAATCAATCACGAGCAATACCATGTTCGTTCTCTAACTTGACTTGATACAGTAGTGTTCAAGATCGAGTTTGACTCGATTAAGCATGAATTTCTGTGATCAAGTCCGATTTACTAAACTTTTTGAGATGCACGAGATTGACTCGTTTAGGATCGAACAAATTCAAGCTTATATATGTAGTTTACACCATACACTCCTCGAACTCTTGAGCTTAACATATCAACACTAGATGGTCAATTCGGTTGACTAATCAAGCAACTCGAAATCGACTTGAATTCGGTTTACATCGAGTCGAGTTGATCATTTGACTGAATTGCTCCTAAGCTCCTAGATTTTTTTGTAGACCTAATTAGAAGAAGATTTTTCGAGTATTTTCTGTTGTTAAATTAAGGATTCAAATCCCATGGCACTCAATTCGTTTGTAGACCTAATTAGAAGAAGATTCTTAGAGTCTTTTCTGTTGTCAAATTAAGGATTCAAATCTCATGGCATAATTTATTTGGGGGTAGCAtggtaaaaaaaatgaaaatgtattATAGTGCAAAAATAAAAATCGCCTGAGATGAATATAGTTGATGGTTTCCTGCTTTCACATGTTTACTGTCAAGAGTCAAAAGGCACTAATATCGGTTTCTCTCAAGTTTCGGATAGGGCCAACGCGGACCAGTCCCTCGCCCGACTCTCAGAAAAGGTAGAATTCTCAATTCCTCTCAATAAAATCAATTATATTAGTTTACCActcattttcttttataattCTTTTTCTGAATGAGTAAATTTTCTCCACACGAATTTTGGATTCACTTGTAAATCCATTTATTGGGATAAACACTAATTTTGAATAACGAGTTTAAAATTGCATCATCCTATATTCAAACAATTTGCAAGTGGCCATGTATTTTTTATTCCCAATCCAAACCCTCTAGCCACTAATACATttttaaaatggtaaaataaatcTCATTTATAAAAAGAGAGATACTAGCAAAAACTTATGATCTTGTGCAAGCAGGGGAATGATTGTCACAGTTTACCATTTTGGATTGGATTTTTTGGAACTTTTTATATGAAAATATGCAACAATTCAAGAGAAcaagtaagaaaatattctaTAAAATTCAAGAACTTTTACCACAATCCAAATTGAACTAATTCTTTTCACTACAActttttataataataaaactACCTCAATTCTCAAATCACAATCATTTGACAAAGGTGAGATTACTATATTATTGAAAAATTTCTATACCATCGAAATTTGAGTTTTGGCATTCAGTAGCCATGGGCATATGCATAGACCTATGCTTTTAGGAACATTTTTAGAGGATTCACAAACATATATAGTAAGAGTCCATTTAGATTgttattttctatattttttgtaaaaaaatatattatagtgagaatatatataagattaaaaggtaattaaaaaatatatttatgaaaaacataaatatttttgagagaaaaatggcaatccaaacaaagtaaTTTCTGTCGAAGGAAATTCAGTTTTATAGTGCATTCTATGTTTATAGTATGGTTTCCC
The DNA window shown above is from Coffea arabica cultivar ET-39 chromosome 5e, Coffea Arabica ET-39 HiFi, whole genome shotgun sequence and carries:
- the LOC140007080 gene encoding uncharacterized protein, encoding MAEMKFVVTSDVVPVMSKITDHKLNNSNYLDWSKTVRLYLRNIDKNNHLTDDPPKDGSRLTWLREDVRLFLQIRNSIDSEVIILINHCKFVKELMEYLEFLYFGKGNISRIYEVCQAFYHAEKQDKSIMTYFMDFKKTYEEFNLLLPFSSDVKVQQTQREQMAIMSFLAGLSPEFEDAKSQILSSPEISSLQDVFSRVFRTENTQSVQSSSALVGLEKQQYKGGGKGIDTQEQNAEVVVCHYCHKPGHMKRDCKKLQYRNQRTQSAHIASTGNAINHEKSVTISADEFAKFSQYKNH